The Armatimonadota bacterium genome contains a region encoding:
- the kdsA gene encoding 3-deoxy-8-phosphooctulonate synthase — MNTFKVSDFEVGAERLTVIAGPCLAESLELCQQVAGTMRQLCDDLGFNYVFKASFDKANRTSAGSNRGAGIDAGLVILSKIKTQFGLPATTDIHLPEQAAPVAEVCDILQIPAFLCRQSDLLEAAAVTGVPVNVKKGQFLAPWDTKNIVEKLQSFGAKGAMLTERGTTFGYNTLIVDMPGLETMRSYGVPVCFDATHSAQRPGGAGTATGGVRESIPAMTRAAIAVGIDALFIEVHPDPANAQSDAATQWPLDRARELLLQVKRFREA, encoded by the coding sequence TTGAACACATTCAAAGTTTCGGATTTTGAAGTTGGCGCCGAGCGTCTGACCGTGATCGCTGGCCCTTGCCTTGCCGAATCACTTGAGTTGTGTCAGCAGGTCGCCGGAACGATGCGACAACTCTGCGACGACCTTGGGTTCAACTATGTCTTCAAGGCTTCATTTGACAAAGCCAATCGAACGAGCGCGGGCTCGAACCGCGGGGCAGGAATTGACGCTGGCCTTGTAATCCTGAGCAAGATCAAAACTCAATTTGGGTTGCCAGCCACAACGGACATTCACTTGCCCGAGCAAGCGGCACCAGTCGCTGAAGTCTGCGACATCCTACAGATTCCGGCGTTTCTCTGTCGCCAGAGCGATTTGCTGGAGGCTGCGGCGGTCACGGGTGTGCCGGTGAACGTAAAGAAGGGGCAATTCCTCGCGCCGTGGGACACCAAGAACATTGTTGAAAAGCTCCAATCGTTCGGCGCGAAAGGAGCGATGCTCACCGAACGGGGAACCACCTTTGGCTACAACACTTTGATCGTCGATATGCCAGGGCTTGAAACGATGCGGTCGTATGGAGTTCCTGTCTGCTTCGATGCGACGCATAGCGCTCAGCGCCCAGGAGGTGCTGGTACAGCCACTGGCGGCGTGAGAGAATCGATTCCAGCCATGACTCGCGCAGCGATCGCGGTCGGCATCGACGCATTGTTCATCGAAGTCCATCCGGATCCGGCGAATGCGCAGAGCGACGCGGCGACCCAATGGCCCCTCGATCGGGCTAGAGAGTTGTTGCTGCAAGTGAAGAGATTTCGAGAAGCTTAG
- a CDS encoding DEAD/DEAH box helicase — protein MQTTIDTKNFHALGVSKRLCELLKRNNIVTPTPIQEESIPIGIEGHDLIGLAQTGTGKTLAFGLPLASNLNPGEVALVLAPTRELAHQIEETLRSLHLICVLLIGGAPMPGQIHKLRRPHQVIIATPGRLEDHLSQRTMKLDRVKIVVLDEADRMLDMGFAPSIQRILAACPKDRQTMLFSATMPNEIVSLADSYLNNPHRVEVAQAGTASELVSQSAVFLQHHDKLDMLTDILSETRGPVLVFARTRFGAQKLNKHLNICGFKSAEIHSDRSLNQRREALAGFKRGYYQILVATDIAARGIDVKEIELVLNFDMPDNPDDYVHRIGRTGRAGAEGHSILFVIPDQMRTLREIEKLIRQGIPVSPLSKIEVPEHLGAGGKRGGRGRNVNRENSRPKRQVRSSKPDRFARPDSRDTAESTFERPKFERPQSDRPQFERPQFERSERTNRPERAERPREDFRPARAERPSRDERPFRGDRQDRNARPERKVWNDRKPSGPAQDRGEQREYRPSWDSKPSQRPSAPASSFGKKKFSSRIQAIGEAQLREASTSRWHSNDSGQRPDGQKRSYGRPAGKPSVKSYNKNSSKSFGKSFGKPKKRNAR, from the coding sequence ATGCAAACCACTATAGATACGAAGAATTTTCACGCCCTCGGCGTGTCCAAACGACTGTGCGAGCTCTTGAAGCGGAACAACATCGTCACCCCGACACCGATCCAGGAAGAATCGATTCCGATTGGAATTGAAGGACACGATCTCATCGGACTGGCACAAACCGGTACCGGAAAGACGTTAGCCTTTGGATTGCCGCTGGCCAGCAACTTGAATCCAGGCGAAGTCGCGTTGGTTCTTGCTCCAACGCGGGAATTGGCCCACCAGATCGAAGAGACTTTGCGCTCGCTGCACCTGATTTGTGTTCTGCTGATTGGCGGTGCACCGATGCCCGGGCAGATCCACAAGCTGCGACGCCCGCATCAAGTAATCATCGCAACTCCCGGCCGACTCGAAGACCATCTTTCGCAGCGAACCATGAAGTTGGACCGCGTCAAGATTGTCGTTTTGGACGAAGCCGACCGGATGCTTGACATGGGATTTGCCCCGAGTATCCAGCGCATTCTCGCTGCTTGTCCAAAAGACCGACAAACGATGCTCTTCAGCGCAACCATGCCGAATGAAATTGTTTCGCTCGCGGATAGCTACCTGAACAATCCTCACCGTGTGGAAGTCGCCCAGGCTGGAACAGCGAGCGAATTGGTTTCACAGTCGGCAGTGTTTTTGCAGCACCACGACAAGCTGGACATGTTGACCGATATCTTGAGCGAAACTCGAGGACCCGTTTTGGTGTTCGCCCGAACCCGATTTGGCGCGCAGAAGCTCAACAAGCACCTCAACATTTGCGGCTTCAAGTCTGCTGAAATCCACTCCGATCGAAGCTTGAATCAGCGCCGCGAAGCGCTTGCAGGATTTAAGCGCGGCTACTATCAAATTTTGGTCGCGACGGACATCGCCGCTCGCGGTATCGATGTTAAGGAAATCGAGCTCGTCCTCAATTTTGATATGCCGGACAATCCGGACGACTATGTGCACCGAATCGGCCGAACTGGTCGTGCAGGAGCTGAAGGTCACAGCATTCTGTTCGTGATTCCTGACCAAATGCGCACGCTTCGAGAAATCGAAAAATTGATCCGGCAAGGAATCCCGGTTTCCCCGCTCAGCAAGATCGAAGTGCCAGAGCATCTCGGCGCTGGTGGAAAGCGCGGCGGCCGCGGTCGAAACGTTAACCGAGAGAACAGCAGACCCAAGCGACAAGTGCGGTCCAGCAAGCCAGATCGGTTTGCACGTCCTGATTCACGAGATACAGCTGAGTCAACCTTCGAACGACCGAAATTTGAGCGACCACAATCAGATCGCCCGCAGTTTGAACGTCCGCAGTTTGAGCGATCGGAGCGAACCAATCGCCCTGAGCGCGCCGAGCGACCTCGGGAAGATTTTCGACCCGCGCGTGCAGAACGCCCATCGCGAGATGAGCGACCATTTCGCGGAGATCGACAAGATCGAAACGCTCGCCCAGAACGCAAAGTTTGGAATGACCGAAAGCCTAGCGGGCCGGCGCAAGATCGCGGCGAGCAACGCGAATACCGACCTTCGTGGGACTCAAAGCCCAGCCAGCGACCTTCCGCCCCAGCATCCAGCTTTGGCAAGAAGAAATTTTCGAGCCGGATTCAGGCGATCGGCGAGGCGCAGCTGAGAGAAGCCAGTACAAGCCGTTGGCATTCCAACGATAGCGGCCAACGTCCAGATGGTCAAAAGCGGTCTTATGGTCGCCCTGCTGGCAAGCCTTCGGTGAAGTCTTATAACAAGAATTCGAGTAAATCGTTCGGCAAGAGCTTCGGCAAACCCAAGAAGCGCAACGCACGCTGA
- a CDS encoding ferrous iron transporter B, whose protein sequence is MPNSVWRKSALIGLIGNPNAGKTSVFNALTGMNAKVGNYAGVTVEKHSGTFQAGDIECEIVDIPGLYTLNALSKDEEIAAEAIRGTSDSERPADIMVVAIDAVNLERNLFFFSQVIQLQTPIIVVLTMTDLLGGRGMSVDLAKLEEMLGVPVVAVVAHKRTGIARLKMAIQQVLESGQTPPAIEFSDIKDRYRWAESVFHASVKQDPAARKKSRTDKIDKLLTHRFFGLVFFLFVMYALFQSVYTLAKPLMEVIENVFDFVGNKLSAMLAPIPWLQSLIVDGILAGVGGVAVFLPQILILFGLISVLEGSGYLARASFLMDKLLSWCGLNGKAFIPLLSSFACAIPGIMAARIMPDSRSRLLTILIAPLMSCSARLPVYVLLIGAIIEPKYGPVVAGLTLFAMHSVGVIMSIPIIILLNRKVLRANKLPFSMELPPYQMPKWRDVFNAMVGRGKVFLQTAGTVIIVMSVIIWGLLYFPRSAEADARYLTEYRTSLSTAQKEVISEENYVDGKRLENSILGNIGRAIEPAFAPAGFDWRISTAILAAFPAREVLVSSLGIIFDLGSDQDEESNHLRGAMREATWPDGRPLLTTGATFALMVFFALCSQCGATLATIKRETNTWEWPIFTFVYMTTLAYLMAVLVNQTINLFSK, encoded by the coding sequence ATGCCAAACTCGGTTTGGCGCAAGTCGGCGCTGATCGGCCTTATTGGCAACCCAAACGCAGGGAAAACTTCTGTATTTAACGCCCTGACCGGGATGAACGCGAAGGTCGGCAACTACGCCGGTGTCACGGTCGAAAAGCACTCCGGGACCTTTCAAGCAGGCGATATCGAGTGTGAAATTGTCGATATTCCGGGTCTGTACACCCTGAACGCTCTCTCAAAAGATGAGGAGATCGCCGCAGAGGCGATTCGAGGCACCAGCGATAGTGAGCGCCCAGCCGATATCATGGTTGTCGCCATCGATGCGGTGAATCTGGAGCGCAACCTTTTCTTCTTCTCACAGGTCATCCAGCTCCAAACCCCGATCATCGTGGTCCTCACGATGACCGATCTTCTTGGCGGCCGAGGCATGTCGGTCGACTTGGCTAAGCTTGAAGAGATGCTCGGCGTCCCGGTTGTCGCTGTTGTCGCGCATAAGCGAACAGGAATCGCCAGGCTCAAAATGGCGATCCAGCAGGTTCTCGAGTCTGGACAAACACCTCCCGCCATCGAATTCAGCGACATCAAAGATCGCTATCGATGGGCCGAAAGCGTATTCCACGCCTCGGTAAAGCAAGATCCAGCCGCCAGAAAGAAGTCGCGCACCGACAAAATCGACAAACTCCTCACCCACCGATTTTTTGGTCTCGTTTTCTTTCTGTTTGTCATGTATGCGCTCTTCCAGTCGGTTTACACACTAGCGAAACCACTCATGGAAGTGATCGAAAACGTGTTCGACTTTGTTGGAAACAAGTTGAGCGCAATGCTTGCACCCATACCGTGGTTGCAATCGCTGATCGTCGACGGAATTCTTGCTGGTGTGGGCGGGGTTGCCGTATTCTTGCCTCAAATCTTGATCCTATTTGGGCTGATTTCGGTGCTAGAAGGATCTGGATATCTCGCCCGCGCGAGTTTCCTGATGGACAAGTTGCTGAGCTGGTGTGGGCTTAACGGCAAGGCGTTTATCCCCTTGTTGTCGTCGTTTGCCTGCGCGATTCCAGGCATCATGGCGGCGCGAATCATGCCGGATTCCCGATCGCGACTTCTAACGATTCTCATTGCGCCGTTGATGTCATGCTCTGCGCGCCTGCCAGTCTATGTCCTGCTGATTGGCGCGATTATCGAACCGAAGTATGGTCCGGTCGTTGCGGGATTAACGCTGTTCGCGATGCACTCAGTCGGCGTCATCATGTCGATTCCGATCATCATTCTCCTCAATCGGAAGGTGCTCCGGGCAAACAAGCTCCCATTCTCAATGGAACTTCCGCCGTACCAAATGCCCAAATGGCGCGATGTTTTCAACGCGATGGTCGGACGCGGAAAGGTGTTCCTTCAAACCGCCGGTACGGTCATCATCGTCATGTCGGTGATCATTTGGGGGCTCCTCTACTTCCCCCGTAGCGCCGAAGCCGATGCTCGCTATTTGACCGAGTACCGCACTAGCCTGTCCACAGCACAAAAGGAAGTCATCTCCGAAGAGAATTACGTCGATGGGAAGCGGCTCGAGAACTCAATCCTCGGCAATATTGGGCGCGCGATTGAACCCGCGTTCGCCCCGGCAGGATTCGATTGGAGAATCAGCACCGCGATATTGGCCGCATTCCCCGCAAGAGAAGTTCTCGTCAGCTCGCTTGGAATCATCTTTGACTTGGGCAGCGACCAAGATGAAGAATCAAACCACTTGCGCGGCGCGATGCGTGAAGCGACATGGCCAGACGGCCGCCCGCTCTTGACCACCGGCGCGACGTTTGCGCTCATGGTTTTCTTTGCGCTATGCAGTCAATGCGGCGCGACTCTGGCCACGATCAAACGTGAGACGAACACCTGGGAATGGCCAATTTTCACCTTCGTCTACATGACCACGCTCGCCTACTTGATGGCCGTCCTCGTCAACCAAACAATCAATCTATTTTCAAAGTAG
- a CDS encoding cob(I)yrinic acid a,c-diamide adenosyltransferase yields MKIYTKTGDKGTTGLIGGSRVSKSSDRIMALGVIDELNAQLGRCRCESKGAELDSYLFRIQNQLFQIGAQVATPQGSPHFKIGITSEEIETLESEMDAFTDRLPPLKNFILPGGCALAAELHVARSTCRRAERELIRLQESLDECAEPLKFLNRLSDWLFVAARIANLLAGVEDVVWKSH; encoded by the coding sequence ATGAAAATTTATACTAAAACCGGGGACAAAGGCACCACTGGTCTCATCGGCGGCAGTCGCGTTTCCAAAAGTAGCGACCGAATCATGGCGCTAGGCGTGATTGACGAGCTAAACGCCCAGCTCGGCCGATGCCGGTGTGAATCGAAAGGAGCCGAACTCGACTCTTATCTGTTCCGGATTCAAAATCAACTTTTCCAAATCGGAGCGCAGGTCGCAACACCCCAAGGCTCGCCTCACTTTAAGATCGGGATCACATCAGAAGAGATCGAGACTCTTGAGTCTGAAATGGACGCTTTCACGGACCGCCTTCCACCGCTCAAGAATTTCATCCTCCCCGGCGGATGCGCACTAGCTGCCGAACTGCATGTCGCAAGATCGACTTGTCGACGTGCTGAACGAGAATTGATTCGGCTACAGGAATCGTTGGACGAATGCGCCGAACCTCTCAAATTTCTAAACCGTCTTTCTGACTGGTTGTTCGTCGCCGCCCGGATCGCGAATCTCCTGGCCGGCGTCGAAGATGTCGTTTGGAAGTCCCACTAA
- a CDS encoding heavy metal-binding domain-containing protein, whose translation MPIKRPLNTALSGNEMYCLHQKGMEAGELVIGNSVWSMGFGGALSAGLKTLAGGEVHEVTQIIHDGRQASFDRMCAWTDLGGAIGITGVTSELIQHGVGIEFLSVGSCVHRPGVDAEHLEFSTSADGQDLFCQLDAGYHPRHFAFGNVAYSIGIGGGIRGAFRSFARGEVHEYSEIFNKTRHLALERIKNDAKRYGANCVLGINTSIVPFGGMQEMLMIGTASTHDLYGQHTFDDPVTSDLTCQEMWNLAQLGYMPRELVLGVSVYSLGIVGGFSAFFKSFSRGEINELTSLVYEARENALHHINVDAERVGADDVVGIKTYVYELGGGMIEFMAIGTAIQKVDGIKTQSAQLPPQAVMHDKDTFFNAAEKSKARNLNDRDFSPTP comes from the coding sequence ATGCCAATCAAACGGCCACTCAACACTGCGCTCAGCGGAAACGAAATGTACTGTCTTCACCAGAAGGGGATGGAGGCTGGCGAACTGGTCATCGGAAACAGCGTGTGGTCGATGGGATTTGGCGGCGCGCTGAGTGCTGGGCTCAAAACACTCGCGGGCGGTGAAGTTCACGAAGTCACACAGATCATTCACGATGGACGCCAGGCGAGCTTTGATCGTATGTGCGCTTGGACAGACTTGGGTGGCGCGATTGGCATCACTGGCGTAACAAGCGAACTCATTCAGCATGGCGTTGGCATCGAGTTTCTCAGCGTAGGTTCCTGCGTGCATCGCCCCGGCGTCGACGCCGAACACCTTGAGTTCAGCACGAGTGCTGATGGGCAAGATCTCTTCTGCCAGTTGGATGCAGGCTACCATCCGCGTCATTTCGCCTTTGGAAATGTCGCTTATTCGATCGGAATCGGAGGTGGGATTCGGGGTGCATTCCGAAGTTTTGCGCGTGGAGAAGTGCACGAATACAGCGAAATCTTTAATAAAACTCGCCACTTAGCACTGGAGCGGATAAAAAACGATGCAAAGAGGTACGGGGCAAACTGCGTACTCGGCATTAACACATCGATCGTGCCGTTCGGCGGAATGCAAGAGATGCTGATGATTGGCACCGCGTCCACTCACGATCTTTACGGTCAGCACACCTTTGACGATCCGGTGACGAGTGACCTGACTTGCCAAGAGATGTGGAACCTCGCTCAACTCGGATACATGCCCCGCGAACTTGTTTTGGGCGTAAGCGTTTATTCCCTCGGCATCGTGGGCGGATTTTCTGCGTTCTTCAAGTCGTTTTCTCGCGGTGAAATCAACGAGCTGACTTCGCTTGTGTACGAAGCGCGGGAGAACGCACTCCATCACATCAATGTGGACGCCGAGCGAGTGGGCGCGGACGATGTAGTTGGTATCAAAACCTATGTTTACGAGTTGGGTGGCGGCATGATCGAGTTTATGGCGATTGGCACCGCGATTCAGAAAGTCGATGGCATCAAGACTCAGTCGGCACAGCTTCCACCACAGGCGGTGATGCACGATAAGGACACGTTCTTCAACGCTGCCGAAAAGAGCAAGGCAAGAAACCTGAACGACCGCGACTTTTCGCCGACGCCTTAA
- a CDS encoding DUF192 domain-containing protein, with translation MNRFGIGLLSIAALSAVVLSACGSTGTTQTLKPSEPLPTTAKAEPAGQTTPPTNTEANKPPKHRTNPRRLFQQDELEQVKIKIGKNEFNCWVMDTNEKRMEGMMFLEAQDFTEKDSMIFVFPEADERSFWMQNTLVDLDIAYVSPKHTIISIHTMIAHDETGVPSNGKAMYAIEFKARLLKKLGIKPGMKVEIPEKVVAKD, from the coding sequence ATGAATCGATTCGGTATCGGCCTTTTGAGCATCGCCGCGCTAAGTGCTGTTGTGCTTTCTGCATGCGGGTCCACCGGCACCACTCAGACCTTGAAACCGTCTGAGCCATTGCCTACGACTGCGAAAGCCGAGCCTGCCGGACAAACCACGCCTCCAACGAACACTGAGGCCAACAAGCCTCCGAAGCACCGCACGAATCCTCGCCGACTCTTCCAGCAAGATGAGTTGGAACAAGTGAAGATCAAGATCGGCAAAAACGAATTCAACTGCTGGGTGATGGACACCAACGAAAAGCGGATGGAGGGAATGATGTTCCTCGAAGCGCAGGATTTCACCGAAAAGGATTCTATGATCTTTGTCTTCCCAGAAGCTGACGAACGAAGCTTCTGGATGCAAAACACCTTGGTTGACCTCGACATCGCCTACGTCTCGCCAAAGCACACGATCATTAGCATCCACACGATGATCGCTCACGACGAGACCGGTGTTCCGAGCAATGGTAAGGCGATGTACGCCATCGAGTTTAAGGCACGACTGCTGAAAAAGCTGGGCATCAAGCCAGGCATGAAGGTCGAGATACCTGAGAAGGTAGTCGCAAAAGACTAA
- a CDS encoding ferrous iron transport protein A yields the protein MSDKKNLSKVSPGTKAKVVRYLCEDECALRLQEMGMCPGTEISVVKKAPLGDPIEVEFRRCRLCLRKSELENVEVEVED from the coding sequence ATGAGCGACAAGAAGAACCTGTCCAAAGTTAGTCCTGGCACAAAGGCAAAGGTCGTGCGGTACCTCTGCGAAGACGAGTGTGCGCTCCGGCTTCAGGAAATGGGCATGTGCCCTGGAACAGAGATTTCGGTGGTGAAAAAGGCACCTTTGGGCGATCCGATCGAAGTCGAATTCAGGCGATGTCGCCTCTGCTTGCGAAAGAGCGAACTCGAAAATGTCGAAGTAGAGGTCGAAGACTAG
- a CDS encoding NADH-dependent flavin oxidoreductase: MRNFELKNRFALAPMTTYSSSEEGYITDEELQFIESRARDGYGMILSAANYVHPWGKAFTGQWRGDIDEAIERNFVPFAQICKRYGAASVLQIHHGGRMGKAALSGRLLSASAIPALRPGAETPEEMTREEILETAASFGAATRRARLAGFDGIEIHGANTYLLQQFVSPHSNRREDEYGKDKFLFAKQVIKEVLAERGEMFVGYRLSPEEIETPGIRIEQTLRFVEELCNFDIDYLHLSTRDFRMKSAMDGTDEPIVQTVLRQIDGRKPLMIVGGIRTKSDLDEAARTGAEFVAIGRSALTDPNWLNKINAGEEPIHKLPRKDIHERTLIPNKLVEKLIGIPDWVEREEADSAEIED; the protein is encoded by the coding sequence TTGAGGAATTTCGAGCTAAAGAACCGGTTCGCCCTTGCTCCGATGACCACTTATTCAAGCTCGGAAGAGGGCTACATCACCGACGAGGAGCTGCAATTCATTGAATCGAGGGCCAGAGATGGCTACGGCATGATCCTTTCCGCCGCAAATTATGTGCACCCGTGGGGGAAGGCGTTTACGGGTCAATGGAGGGGGGATATTGATGAGGCGATCGAGAGGAACTTTGTTCCGTTCGCCCAGATCTGCAAGAGATACGGAGCAGCCTCTGTTCTCCAGATTCATCATGGCGGCCGGATGGGCAAAGCGGCGTTATCCGGAAGGTTGCTCTCAGCATCCGCAATACCTGCGCTTCGCCCGGGAGCCGAGACTCCAGAAGAGATGACTCGTGAGGAAATCCTGGAAACGGCGGCTTCGTTTGGCGCAGCAACAAGGCGTGCACGACTCGCCGGTTTCGATGGAATCGAGATTCATGGGGCGAATACTTACCTGCTCCAGCAATTCGTCAGTCCCCATTCGAATCGGCGCGAGGATGAGTACGGAAAGGACAAGTTCCTGTTCGCCAAACAAGTCATCAAAGAAGTTCTTGCGGAGCGCGGCGAGATGTTTGTGGGCTATCGATTGTCTCCGGAGGAGATCGAAACGCCTGGTATTCGAATCGAGCAGACTTTGCGCTTCGTTGAAGAATTGTGCAATTTTGATATTGATTACTTACACTTATCTACTCGAGATTTTCGGATGAAATCTGCAATGGATGGCACCGATGAACCGATTGTCCAAACGGTTTTACGGCAGATTGATGGGCGGAAACCACTGATGATCGTTGGCGGCATTCGTACAAAGTCCGATTTGGACGAAGCGGCGCGCACTGGCGCCGAGTTTGTCGCAATTGGACGGAGCGCACTTACCGATCCGAATTGGCTCAATAAGATCAATGCAGGCGAGGAGCCAATACACAAACTCCCGCGAAAGGATATCCACGAGCGAACGCTGATTCCAAACAAACTCGTCGAAAAATTGATTGGAATCCCAGATTGGGTGGAAAGGGAAGAAGCCGATTCTGCCGAAATAGAAGATTAG
- a CDS encoding low molecular weight phosphotyrosine protein phosphatase, with product MKIRVLFVCLGNICRSPLAEAVLKKMVAEHGLEDQIHVDSAGTGSWHSGELPDRRARETAAIHAAPINHRARQISSRDFQDFDYIIGMDRSNVQNIRNWPGAIPEKISLMMDWSEHHKGMEVPDPYYGEMDGFEQVYNLLVESNSGLLNHLKNELKVAAPSA from the coding sequence ATGAAAATACGTGTACTGTTCGTTTGTCTTGGCAACATCTGCCGTAGCCCTTTGGCCGAAGCCGTTCTCAAGAAAATGGTGGCTGAGCATGGGCTCGAAGACCAAATCCATGTCGATTCGGCCGGTACAGGCAGTTGGCATAGCGGAGAACTTCCTGATCGCCGTGCGCGAGAAACTGCCGCAATTCATGCCGCGCCGATCAACCATCGCGCTCGGCAAATTTCTTCTCGCGACTTCCAAGACTTTGATTACATCATCGGAATGGACCGATCAAACGTCCAAAATATTCGGAATTGGCCTGGTGCGATTCCAGAGAAAATCAGCCTGATGATGGATTGGAGCGAACACCACAAAGGGATGGAAGTCCCGGATCCATATTACGGCGAAATGGATGGATTTGAACAGGTTTACAATTTGCTCGTAGAATCTAACAGTGGTCTTTTGAATCATCTAAAGAATGAGCTCAAAGTCGCCGCGCCCAGTGCCTAA
- the leuD gene encoding 3-isopropylmalate dehydratase small subunit: MSGLTTHTGRIAVLNQDHVDTDRIIPARFLTMVTKTGYGELAFKDVRGADFPLDQPEAKGATILVAGTNFGCGSSREHAVWAIQQAGFHVVIAKKTAETPGYSDIFRGNAANCGLALIELDEADHSELASHPQGTECTIDLPAQTVNCMGKSYHFEIAPATKIQLIEGLDLIGLTLRHKDDIDAYEKASNAYVPKPSV; this comes from the coding sequence ATGAGCGGATTGACCACTCACACTGGAAGAATTGCGGTTCTAAACCAAGATCATGTCGATACAGACCGGATTATTCCCGCTCGATTTTTGACCATGGTCACCAAGACTGGCTACGGTGAATTGGCGTTCAAAGACGTGCGCGGAGCCGATTTTCCGCTCGACCAGCCAGAAGCAAAAGGCGCGACAATTCTCGTCGCTGGGACGAACTTCGGATGCGGCAGTAGCCGCGAGCACGCTGTTTGGGCCATCCAGCAAGCCGGTTTTCATGTCGTCATCGCAAAGAAGACCGCAGAGACTCCTGGATACAGCGACATCTTTCGAGGCAACGCTGCCAACTGCGGACTTGCGCTGATCGAACTTGATGAAGCTGATCATTCCGAGCTCGCTTCGCACCCACAAGGCACCGAATGCACGATTGATCTTCCAGCGCAAACCGTGAATTGTATGGGCAAATCCTATCATTTTGAAATTGCACCTGCAACCAAAATTCAGCTCATCGAAGGTCTGGATTTGATCGGCCTGACGCTTCGCCATAAAGATGATATCGACGCTTACGAAAAAGCGTCTAATGCTTACGTACCCAAACCATCGGTGTAG
- the nadA gene encoding quinolinate synthase NadA, which translates to MKPIQQPLPKQYSELSPEECASRIDRAKQKLGRDLVILGHHYQRDEIIAHADFRGDSYKLAKDAGSHPDAKYIVFCGVHFMAESADILTADHQIVILPNMAAGCSMADMANSFQVKSCWKQLQSIRAKFKIIPITYINSAANLKAFVGENGGAVCTSTNAPGVVKWALEQGEKVLFFPDQHLGRNTGVKLGFDPETEMVVWDPFKPLGGNTQEALAAAKFILWKGHCSVHQRFTVAQIEEARAVNPGCRVIVHPECPLDVVRAADENGSTERIIRTVTEAPSGSTWAVGTEINLVNRLAKEMPDKKIFCLDPQICPCSTMYRIHPSFLCWALEELVEGRVMNHVKVDSEVARLSKIALDRMLAIPN; encoded by the coding sequence ATGAAACCGATCCAGCAACCGTTGCCCAAGCAGTATTCGGAGTTGTCACCCGAAGAATGCGCGAGTCGGATTGACCGCGCAAAGCAGAAACTCGGGCGCGATCTGGTGATTCTTGGGCACCACTACCAACGGGATGAGATCATCGCCCATGCGGATTTCCGAGGTGATAGCTACAAGCTCGCCAAGGACGCGGGCAGTCATCCTGACGCGAAGTACATCGTTTTTTGCGGCGTCCATTTTATGGCCGAGAGCGCAGACATTTTGACCGCAGATCACCAAATCGTGATCTTGCCGAATATGGCTGCGGGTTGCAGCATGGCCGATATGGCCAATTCATTCCAAGTGAAATCGTGCTGGAAGCAACTTCAATCCATTCGGGCAAAGTTCAAGATTATCCCGATAACTTATATCAATAGTGCGGCGAATCTGAAGGCATTTGTGGGAGAGAATGGTGGCGCGGTTTGCACGAGCACCAACGCACCAGGCGTGGTGAAATGGGCGCTTGAGCAAGGTGAAAAAGTGTTGTTCTTCCCCGATCAGCACCTTGGCCGAAATACGGGTGTCAAGCTCGGTTTTGATCCTGAAACTGAGATGGTGGTGTGGGATCCCTTCAAGCCGCTTGGCGGCAACACGCAAGAAGCTTTAGCCGCTGCCAAATTTATCTTGTGGAAAGGGCACTGCTCGGTTCATCAGCGATTCACCGTCGCTCAGATTGAAGAAGCCCGGGCCGTCAACCCCGGTTGCCGGGTGATCGTTCATCCTGAGTGCCCACTAGATGTTGTCCGCGCCGCTGATGAAAACGGAAGTACCGAGCGGATCATCAGGACGGTTACCGAGGCTCCATCAGGATCAACCTGGGCTGTTGGTACGGAGATCAATCTGGTCAATCGTCTTGCCAAGGAGATGCCTGACAAGAAGATTTTCTGCCTCGATCCGCAAATCTGCCCATGCTCGACGATGTACCGAATTCACCCCAGCTTTCTTTGTTGGGCGCTGGAAGAACTCGTCGAAGGCCGCGTGATGAATCACGTCAAAGTGGATTCTGAAGTGGCCCGGCTGAGCAAAATCGCTCTTGATCGGATGCTCGCCATACCCAATTAA